AGCCCACAGCAGTACGGAAACCACGATTGCCGTGAGGATCATAATTCCCCCCATCGTTGGCGTGCCGCGTTTACTGAAATGCGACTCCGGACCGTCGTTACGCACAACCTGGCCGAAAGAGAGTTTTTGCAAACGGGCAATCATGCGCGGCCCCATCCAAAGAGAGATGAAGAGCGCGGTCAGCAGGCTGACAATGGCGCGAAACGTCAGATAGGAAAAGACGTTAAAGCCGGAATAATATTTGACCAAATGTTCGGCCAGCCACACTAACATGTTCCATTCTCCTGTAATTCGCGCACCACCTCTTCCATGGCGGAACTACGTGAACCTTTCACCAAAATGGTAATAATCTGCTGTTCAGCGATCAGCGCCTTCAAACGCGCCACCACTGCCGCTTTATCGTTAAAATGTTCGCCAACACCGCTGGCAGCGCTCAGAGCCTTGCTCAGCTTACCGACGCTCAGCACTTTATCGATACCGACGCCTTTCGCCGCTTCACCCACCTGAATGTGGCAGGCTTCGCTCTCATCGCCTAACTCTGCCATATCGCCCACCACCATCACCCGGTAACCCGGCATTTCCGCCAGCACATGTGCAGCGGCGGTCATTGAACCGACGTTGGCGTTGTAGGTGTCATCGAGCAGCAATTTATTTTCACCCAGTTGCACCGGGAACAGACGCCCCGGCACCGCTTTCAGGTTTGCCAACCCTTGTTTCACTGCCGCCAGGCTGGCACCCACTGCCATCGCCAGCGAGGTCGCTGCCAGCGCATTAGCAATATTGTGTCGTCCCGGCAACGGCAGCGTCACATCCACATTGCCCATCGGGGTTTGCAGCGTGAACTCAGTTCCGTGAGAGGTCACATGAATGTTGGTAGCCGTAAAATCACTGTTCGCCGCATTTGGCGAGAAGCGCCACACTTTGCGATCGCCAATAATGCTCTGCCAGTTCAGCCAGTCGTTATTGTCAGCATTCATGATTGCCACACCGTTGGCAGGCAAGCCGGTGTAGATTTCACCTTTAGCTTTCGCCACGCCCGCAAGCGATCCAAAACCTTCCAGGTGCGCCGCCGCCAGGTTATTGACCAGAGCCGCCTCCGGGCGGGTAAGCCCGACGGTCCAGGCGATTTCGCCCTGGTGATTCGCACCCAGCTCAATCACCGCGTATTGATGTTCTTTGGTTAAACGCAGCAGCGTCATCGGCACGCCGACATCGTTGTTCAGGTTTCCTGCGGTATAAAGCGTGTTGCCACATTCACTCAGAATGGCGGCCGTCATCTCTTTCACCGAGGTTTTACCGGAAGAGCCGGTTAGCGCTACCACACGCGTCGGTACCTGCTGACGAACCCAGGCGCCCAGCTCGCCAAACGCCTGACGAGTGTCCTTGACCAGCAGTTGCGGCAGATCGCAGTCCAGCTTACGGCTAACCAGCAGCGCGCCCGCGCCGCCCGCTTTAGCCTGATCGGCAAAATCATGGGCGTCGAAACGCTCTCCCTTCAACGCCACAAAGAGGCAGCCAGGCGTTAGTTTGCGGGTATCGCTGGTCACCGCATCAATCGTCGCATCCTGACCGTGCAATTCACCGTGCAGAATGCCGGCAAGCTGGCTAAGGGTTACGCTAATCATGCCACTACCCCCAGCAAACGTGCGGCGGTGACGCGATCGGAGTAATCCAGTCGGTGCGTCCCGACAATTTGATAATCTTCATGGCCTTTGCCGGCCAGCAGAACCACATCATTCTCTTTCGCTTGCATAATGGTGTTGGTTACGGCTTCGGCACGGCCTTCCACCACATGCGCACGCCCCGCATCCAGCATGCCAGCGAGAATATCGTTGATAATGGCGCGCGGCTCTTCAGTGCGCGGGTTATCGTCCGTCACCACCGGCACATCGGCGAACTGCTCGGCAATCGCGCCCATGAGCGGACGTTTACCTTTATCGCGATCGCCACCGCAGCCAAACACACACCACAGTTGACCGGTGCAGTGCAGGCGTGCAGCCAGTAAGGCTTTTTCCAGCGCATCCGGCGTATGGGCATAATCCACCACCACCGTCGGTTTACCCGGCGCACTAAATACTTCCATGCGTCCACAAACCGGCTGCAACTGTGAAGCGGTTTTCAGCAAATCGCTTAACGGATACCCCAGCGCCAGCAGCGTTGCCAGCGCCAGCAGCAGGTTACTGACGTTAAACGCCCCCATCAGGCGGCTTTCGATTTCACCTTGACCCCATGAAGAGTCAAAACGAATAGTCGCGCCGCTATCGTGGTATTCCACGCCGGTCGCCTTGAGCCAGCGGCCGTGACAATCCGGGTTGATATGGTCTTCCATCGATACCGCAACCGCATCAGGCAGATTCGCTAACCAGCGGCGGCCCACTTCGTCATCGGCATTGATAATCGCCTGCCCGTAGTGGTGAGAGGAGAACAGCAGCCATTTCGCCGCTTCGTAGTGCGCCATATCGCCGTGATAATCGAGGTGATCGCGGCTTAAATTGGTAAATACGCCTGCGGCAAACTTCAGCGCCGCCACGCGATGCTGCACCAGACCATGGGAAGAGACTTCCATCGCGGCAAACGTCGCTTTCTGCGCAGCCAGCCCGGCAATCACATGCTGAACATCCACCGCAGAGCCGGTGGTGTTTTCCGTCGGGATGACTTTCCCCAGCAGACCATTTCCGACCGTCCCCATCACTGCACTGGTTTCGCCCACCAATTGGCTCCACTGCGCCAGCAATTGAGTGGTCGTGGTTTTGCCGTTGGTGCCAGTTACGCCAATCAGGCGCAATTGTTCAGATGGCTCGCCGTAAAAACGGCCCGCCAGCGCGGAAAGGCGCTCATTCAACTGGCTGAGGTAAATGACCGGAACACCGTGCATTTCACGAATTTCACCGTCATTTGCTTCGTCTTTCGCTTCAGCAATAATGGCAGCAACACCTTGCGCAATCGCCTGCGGGATATATCGACGCCCGTCCGCCTGATGACCGACCACCGCCACAAAGAGATCGCCCGATGCAGCCGCACGGCTGTCGAGTGTCATCTCCCGCAGTGCTCGCTCCGGTGCGCCTGGCACCCACGGAGCGAGAAGGTCGCGCAAATTACGATCTGCCACCTGTACCCTCGCCTTGATTAATTACAAACTCACTTTTTTCGCCCGTGGTCAGCGCGTCCGGCTCAATGTTCATGGTGCGCAGAACGCCGCCCATGATGGCACCGAAGACCGGTGCGGACACGGCACCACCGTAGTATTTACCCGCTTGCGGATCGTTAATCACCACCACCAGCGCAAAGCGCGGGCGGCTGGCAGGCGCGACGCCAGCGGTGTAAGCAATATATTTGTTGATATAACGACCATCCGGGCCGACTTTTTTCGCCGTCCCGGTTTTGATAGCAATGCGATAGCCTTTGATGGCCGCTTTCACCCCGCCGCCGCCAGGCAGCGCAACGCTCTCCATCATATGCACCACGGTGCGCACGATAGACTCATTGAAAATGCGTTCGCCCGGCACGGGCGGGTCAACTTTGGTAATCGACAGAGGACGGTAGATACCGTAACTGCCAATCGTTGCGTAGACTCGCGCTAACTGTAACGGCGTTACCATTAGCCCATAGCCGAAAGAGAAGGTGGCCCTCTCTATGTCAGACCACCGTTGTTTTTGAGGAAATAAGCCACTGCGTTCCCCGACCATCCCCAAATTGGTCGTTTTTCCCAGTCCAAAACGTGAGTAAGTATCTACTAACGCTGAGGAGGGCATCGCTAACGCCAACTTCGATACACCGACGTTACTCGACTTTTGTAGCACCCCGGTAAGGGTCAATTCGCTGTAGCGCGCCACGTCTTTGATTTCGTGGCCGTTAATTCGGTATGGCACGGTGTTCAACACCGTATTTGGCGTGACGACACCGCGCTGCAGCGCCGTCATTACCACCATCGGTTTCACCGTCGAACCTGGTTCAAAAACGTCGGTGATCGCGCGGTTACGCATTGCATCTTTCGACGTACCGGTGAAGTTGTTCGGGTTGTAGGAAGGGCTGTTGGCCATTGCCAATACTTCGCCGGTGTTCACATCGACCAGCACTGCGCTTCCTGATTCTGCCTTGTTAAACGCCACCGCGTTATTCAGCTCGCGGTAAACCAGCGCCTGCAAGCGTTCATCAATGCTCAGCGCCAGGTTATGCGCAGCCTGACTGT
The Kosakonia oryzae genome window above contains:
- the murF gene encoding UDP-N-acetylmuramoyl-tripeptide--D-alanyl-D-alanine ligase, encoding MISVTLSQLAGILHGELHGQDATIDAVTSDTRKLTPGCLFVALKGERFDAHDFADQAKAGGAGALLVSRKLDCDLPQLLVKDTRQAFGELGAWVRQQVPTRVVALTGSSGKTSVKEMTAAILSECGNTLYTAGNLNNDVGVPMTLLRLTKEHQYAVIELGANHQGEIAWTVGLTRPEAALVNNLAAAHLEGFGSLAGVAKAKGEIYTGLPANGVAIMNADNNDWLNWQSIIGDRKVWRFSPNAANSDFTATNIHVTSHGTEFTLQTPMGNVDVTLPLPGRHNIANALAATSLAMAVGASLAAVKQGLANLKAVPGRLFPVQLGENKLLLDDTYNANVGSMTAAAHVLAEMPGYRVMVVGDMAELGDESEACHIQVGEAAKGVGIDKVLSVGKLSKALSAASGVGEHFNDKAAVVARLKALIAEQQIITILVKGSRSSAMEEVVRELQENGTC
- the murE gene encoding UDP-N-acetylmuramoyl-L-alanyl-D-glutamate--2,6-diaminopimelate ligase; its protein translation is MADRNLRDLLAPWVPGAPERALREMTLDSRAAASGDLFVAVVGHQADGRRYIPQAIAQGVAAIIAEAKDEANDGEIREMHGVPVIYLSQLNERLSALAGRFYGEPSEQLRLIGVTGTNGKTTTTQLLAQWSQLVGETSAVMGTVGNGLLGKVIPTENTTGSAVDVQHVIAGLAAQKATFAAMEVSSHGLVQHRVAALKFAAGVFTNLSRDHLDYHGDMAHYEAAKWLLFSSHHYGQAIINADDEVGRRWLANLPDAVAVSMEDHINPDCHGRWLKATGVEYHDSGATIRFDSSWGQGEIESRLMGAFNVSNLLLALATLLALGYPLSDLLKTASQLQPVCGRMEVFSAPGKPTVVVDYAHTPDALEKALLAARLHCTGQLWCVFGCGGDRDKGKRPLMGAIAEQFADVPVVTDDNPRTEEPRAIINDILAGMLDAGRAHVVEGRAEAVTNTIMQAKENDVVLLAGKGHEDYQIVGTHRLDYSDRVTAARLLGVVA
- a CDS encoding peptidoglycan glycosyltransferase FtsI, which gives rise to MKAAAKTLKPKRQEEQANFVSWRFALLCGCILLAMAFLLGRVAWLQVINPEMLVREGDMRSLRVQEVATSRGMITDRSGRPLAVSVPVKAIWADPKELHDAGGVTLDNRWKALSDALNMPLDQLASRINANPKMRFIYLARQVNPDLGDYIKKLKLPGIHLREESRRYYPSGEVTAHLIGFTNVDSQGIEGVEKSFDKWLTGQPGERIVRKDRYGRVIEDISSTDSQAAHNLALSIDERLQALVYRELNNAVAFNKAESGSAVLVDVNTGEVLAMANSPSYNPNNFTGTSKDAMRNRAITDVFEPGSTVKPMVVMTALQRGVVTPNTVLNTVPYRINGHEIKDVARYSELTLTGVLQKSSNVGVSKLALAMPSSALVDTYSRFGLGKTTNLGMVGERSGLFPQKQRWSDIERATFSFGYGLMVTPLQLARVYATIGSYGIYRPLSITKVDPPVPGERIFNESIVRTVVHMMESVALPGGGGVKAAIKGYRIAIKTGTAKKVGPDGRYINKYIAYTAGVAPASRPRFALVVVINDPQAGKYYGGAVSAPVFGAIMGGVLRTMNIEPDALTTGEKSEFVINQGEGTGGRS